Proteins from one Fibrobacter sp. UWR3 genomic window:
- a CDS encoding DJ-1 family glyoxalase III, whose amino-acid sequence MQILFLMADGFEETEFVTPFDYLQRAGFEVALACVSGDSFVTGAHGLKIAADFALSGADTSKFDAVLLPGGGPGVQRLKASADVERVVCDFNDKNKWIFAICAAPLVLSKAGLLVDRTATCFPGCEVELVCSKFVEDRVVVDGNIVTSRGAGTAEEFAFECIAQLGGRDLSEKIRKQVVAR is encoded by the coding sequence ATGCAGATTCTTTTTCTTATGGCCGATGGTTTCGAGGAAACCGAATTCGTCACACCGTTCGACTACCTGCAGCGGGCGGGTTTCGAGGTAGCGCTTGCGTGCGTTTCGGGCGATTCGTTCGTGACGGGTGCCCACGGGCTCAAGATTGCGGCAGATTTTGCACTTTCGGGTGCCGACACATCAAAGTTCGATGCCGTTCTCCTGCCGGGTGGCGGTCCGGGCGTGCAGCGCCTCAAGGCATCTGCCGACGTGGAACGCGTCGTTTGCGACTTCAACGACAAGAACAAGTGGATTTTCGCCATCTGCGCGGCCCCGCTCGTGCTGAGCAAGGCCGGGCTTCTTGTGGACCGCACGGCGACATGCTTCCCGGGTTGCGAAGTTGAACTTGTCTGCAGCAAGTTTGTGGAAGACCGCGTGGTGGTGGACGGCAATATCGTCACGAGCCGCGGGGCCGGAACCGCCGAGGAATTCGCGTTCGAGTGCATCGCGCAGCTGGGCGGGCGCGATTTGTCCGAAAAAATCCGCAAGCAGGTCGTGGCCCGCTAG
- a CDS encoding NAD-dependent epimerase/dehydratase family protein: protein MTPRFDDSSFTVAIVGCGGFIGSHLLDAVLERTRWRVFGVDLDFYRLQHRLNHERCEFLCADLADPAVVERIAQFPLVVNLAAICTPSRYMGEACEVIRSNYDHPAALAEACAKSGAWLVHFSTSEIYGKTAADSGELVEDSTPAVFGPVTASRWSYATAKLLAERFIAGLPGLRWTVVRPFNFVGPYMDFMPGVDGEGIPRVLANFSTALLRGEPLKLVNGGKAKRCFTSVHDAIDFLFALFDAGLGCALSFGVGDSPDAGCKTAAGAGHSGRDAVGVSKVGAAPNASELKVGSAPGASELKVGAAPDAGVFSQAFNVGNAENEVSIAELAQKMRAIFAKVRGVDVSTLPEPQSVSGEEYYGAGYDDSMRRMPSIAKAERLLGFRARIPLDTALEESLSWFVMHYSV from the coding sequence ATGACCCCCCGCTTCGACGACAGTAGTTTCACCGTGGCCATCGTGGGCTGCGGTGGTTTTATCGGTAGCCATTTGCTCGACGCCGTGCTGGAACGTACCCGCTGGCGCGTTTTTGGCGTGGATCTCGATTTCTACAGGCTGCAACACCGCTTGAACCATGAGCGGTGCGAGTTCCTGTGTGCGGATTTGGCCGACCCCGCTGTCGTGGAGCGCATCGCGCAGTTTCCGCTGGTGGTGAACCTCGCGGCCATCTGTACGCCGAGCCGCTACATGGGGGAGGCGTGCGAGGTTATCCGGAGCAACTACGACCATCCGGCGGCCTTGGCCGAGGCGTGCGCGAAGAGCGGGGCCTGGCTCGTGCATTTTTCCACGTCTGAGATTTACGGGAAGACTGCTGCCGATTCGGGCGAGTTGGTGGAAGATTCGACGCCTGCCGTGTTCGGGCCCGTTACCGCGAGCCGCTGGAGCTATGCGACGGCGAAGCTCCTGGCGGAACGGTTTATCGCGGGTCTGCCCGGCCTGCGCTGGACGGTGGTGCGCCCGTTCAATTTTGTCGGGCCGTACATGGACTTTATGCCGGGCGTGGACGGCGAGGGAATCCCGCGGGTACTCGCGAACTTTTCGACGGCGCTTTTGCGGGGCGAACCCCTGAAGCTCGTGAACGGCGGGAAGGCGAAGCGCTGCTTTACGAGCGTGCACGACGCGATTGATTTCTTGTTTGCGCTGTTCGATGCTGGACTTGGATGCGCGTTGAGTTTTGGTGTCGGTGATTCGCCGGATGCTGGTTGTAAAACCGCGGCGGGCGCTGGTCACTCGGGTCGAGATGCCGTGGGTGTATCGAAGGTAGGTGCCGCGCCGAATGCTAGCGAATTGAAGGTAGGTTCTGCGCCTGGTGCTAGCGAATTGAAGGTAGGTGCCGCGCCGGACGCTGGTGTATTCTCGCAGGCGTTCAATGTGGGGAATGCTGAGAACGAGGTTTCGATTGCGGAACTGGCGCAGAAAATGCGCGCGATTTTCGCGAAGGTGCGCGGGGTCGATGTCTCTACGTTGCCGGAACCGCAAAGCGTTTCGGGCGAGGAATACTACGGCGCGGGTTATGACGATTCGATGCGTCGCATGCCCTCGATTGCGAAGGCCGAGCGCCTGCTCGGGTTCAGGGCGCGCATCCCGCTCGACACGGCTCTGGAAGAATCGCTCTCCTGGTTCGTGATGCATTATTCCGTTTAA
- a CDS encoding glycosyltransferase family 2 protein, whose translation MIPDYFIFVPAYNVAATLAGVLGRIPPAVMERAQVLVIDDGSKDDTRGVYETFVAKSAGVAGEASAADSEVAGNAIAGTNCVGNGVAGNSRAAPSLACTDSDCTGDNRAAPGLACADHLQYMRFERNLGYGAVVKRGISEGLRSGAKYIACLHGDGQYPAEQLGEFFAHLETAGNPPENAAPENTAPEFDPCGQPEVGAPAGNSPAIALVQGSRRLVPGAARAGNMPLHKRIGGAFLTALENIAFRQKLTDRHSGFIVYNAEFLKTLDLAKLSPSFDIDLEIISIADARGWRLAELPIPTRYAGEKSNLNVVTYGLRVLRQIARRICMR comes from the coding sequence ATGATTCCCGACTACTTCATCTTTGTCCCTGCATACAATGTCGCCGCGACTCTCGCCGGCGTGCTGGGGCGCATTCCTCCCGCGGTCATGGAACGCGCGCAGGTGCTCGTGATTGACGACGGCTCGAAGGACGATACGCGCGGGGTTTATGAAACGTTTGTCGCTAAATCGGCGGGTGTCGCGGGGGAGGCAAGTGCCGCGGACAGTGAAGTCGCGGGTAATGCAATCGCGGGTACCAACTGTGTTGGCAATGGAGTTGCTGGTAATAGCCGCGCCGCTCCAAGTTTGGCATGCACGGACAGTGACTGCACGGGAGATAACCGCGCCGCTCCAGGTTTGGCATGCGCGGACCACCTGCAGTACATGCGTTTCGAGAGGAACTTGGGTTACGGAGCCGTGGTGAAGCGCGGAATATCCGAAGGGCTGCGATCCGGTGCAAAATACATCGCTTGCCTGCATGGCGACGGGCAGTACCCTGCAGAACAACTTGGCGAATTCTTCGCGCATCTTGAAACCGCGGGCAACCCGCCCGAAAATGCCGCACCCGAAAATACCGCACCCGAATTTGACCCGTGCGGCCAACCCGAGGTAGGTGCGCCAGCAGGCAATTCTCCCGCAATCGCTCTGGTGCAAGGCTCGCGCCGCCTCGTCCCGGGGGCAGCCCGTGCCGGCAACATGCCCCTCCACAAGCGCATCGGCGGCGCGTTCCTTACGGCGCTCGAAAACATCGCTTTCCGGCAAAAACTTACAGACCGCCACAGCGGTTTCATCGTCTACAATGCGGAATTTTTGAAGACGCTTGACCTCGCGAAACTCAGCCCGAGCTTCGACATCGATTTGGAAATAATCTCCATCGCCGACGCCCGCGGGTGGCGACTGGCCGAACTCCCGATACCCACGCGCTATGCCGGCGAAAAATCCAACCTGAACGTCGTTACCTACGGCCTGCGCGTCTTGCGGCAAATTGCTCGCCGCATTTGCATGCGGTAA